Within the Oceaniferula flava genome, the region CAGAAGTTCATCGAGGCGATGGCGGTTTCGCTGACTGGACGGCGTTCGCCATCGAGCCAGTTGCCCTGGATGGTATCTCCCTCGCGCTTGATCTCGGTCACTTCCTCGACGTCCTTGAGGTAGCCATTTTCAGCGGAGCAGATGCCGCGGTTGACATCGCCGTGGTCGGAGAGGGTTTTGACGATGTGGTAACCCACCATGCTGTAGTGCGAAATCCCATCGGTGGCCTTGGCGGATTGGTCAAAGTAACGGGCCATCTGTTGGTAAGAATCCGCGCCGTAGAAGTCGTCGGCATTGATCACGGCAAAGGGGCCTTGAACGCTATTGCGCGCGGCACGCACTGCGTGGGTGGTGCCCCATGGTTTTTCGCGACCCTCTGGCACGGAGAATCCTTCCGGCAGGTCGTCGAGTTTCTGGAAAACGTAGTCGACCTCGATTTTATCGGCGAACTTGGCACCCACCTGCTCGCGGAACAAGTCGGCGAAATCTTCACGGATGATGAACACCACTTTCCCAAAGCCGGCACGGATGGCATCGTAGACTGAGTAATCGAGAACAGTTTCGCCGTTGGGGCCCATCGGGTCCATTTGTTTGAGGCCGCCGTATCGGCTGCCCATTCCGGCTGCGAGAACAAGAAGAGTAGGTTGCATAAATAATGGTGTGAAAAGTTGAGGCGTGTTATGCTTGCCGCAGATATTTTTGGCAACGGTTTCTTTTTGGCGCATGGCATTCATTCACGTATTTTTTCCGTCGTTCTAACGAAATCCATTTTTCCATGGTGTCTTTGTAAAGAATGCTATTGCCAGCTATGCTTGCGGCGGCTTTATTTCTTTCCGCGGAGCTTGTGCTTGATCCGATGGGCGGATGGCACAAGATTCCCCCCGAACATACCGGTGGTCGCCATCAAACGAGCCGCCACCAACTGGAAAAAAATACAACTGCATGGATACCAGCAACGACGGCACCCCAGTGATGACAAAGGAACTCGACCGCGACCACGTGCGGAAAGTGTTCAGGGCGATGCAGACTTCGCGTATCCTCGAGAACAAACTCGGCAGTCTCTATAAAGCGGGGAAAATCGTCGGCGGTGTTTACCTCGGCAAAGGCCAGGAGGCGGTCAGTGCCTCGCTGGCGTCTTGCCTGACCAAGGGCCGAGATATTTTTGCCCCTCTGATCCGCGATCAGGCGGGCCGGACGGCATTCGGCGAGGAGCTTATCGATTGCACCCGCACCTACCTCGGCTCCGTCAATGGGCCGATGAAAGGGCGTGATGGCAACATCCACCGTGGCCGACCCGCCGAGGGCATGCCAGCCATGATTTCCCACCTGGGAGCGGCCATTTCCCTGGTCAGCGGCATGCTCATGGCCAAACGCATCAAGGGCGAACTCGACGGAGCCGTCGGAGCGACCTGTGTCGGCGATGGCTGCACGTCCACCGGCGCCTTCCATGAAGGCCTCAACACCGCAGCGGTGGAGAATTTACCCTTGGTCTTAACCGTGGCGAACAATCAATACGCCTACTCAACCCCGAACGACCGCCAGTTTGTCTGCAAAGATCTGGTCGATAAAGCCATCGGC harbors:
- a CDS encoding nucleotidyltransferase family protein codes for the protein MQPTLLVLAAGMGSRYGGLKQMDPMGPNGETVLDYSVYDAIRAGFGKVVFIIREDFADLFREQVGAKFADKIEVDYVFQKLDDLPEGFSVPEGREKPWGTTHAVRAARNSVQGPFAVINADDFYGADSYQQMARYFDQSAKATDGISHYSMVGYHIVKTLSDHGDVNRGICSAENGYLKDVEEVTEIKREGDTIQGNWLDGERRPVSETAIASMNFWGFTSDLFDYLESHFTAFLQERGQEMKSECYIPTLVDELIREGKADCKVLETSSSWFGVTYPDDKPHVVENIQKLIAAGDYPESLD
- a CDS encoding thiamine pyrophosphate-dependent dehydrogenase E1 component subunit alpha gives rise to the protein MDTSNDGTPVMTKELDRDHVRKVFRAMQTSRILENKLGSLYKAGKIVGGVYLGKGQEAVSASLASCLTKGRDIFAPLIRDQAGRTAFGEELIDCTRTYLGSVNGPMKGRDGNIHRGRPAEGMPAMISHLGAAISLVSGMLMAKRIKGELDGAVGATCVGDGCTSTGAFHEGLNTAAVENLPLVLTVANNQYAYSTPNDRQFVCKDLVDKAIGYGVRGHSVDGTDMLACAQVMQEAVGRARAGEGPQLVVASMLRLTGHGEHDDGSYVDASLKESKLGRDSIDVGSAQLVENGYATAEEIESWATEAAERVQKAVAIAQKEPVPDPYQDDWAAFSNPANTDFHS